The Clostridium chauvoei genome has a window encoding:
- a CDS encoding chromate transporter, whose protein sequence is MLLLKLFFAFLKIGAFSFGGGYAMLPFIEREIVTNNNWLNMNEFMDIIGISQMTPGPVAINSATFVGYKVSGVIGSIAATLGVVLTSFILVSIASKALTTFKNSIIVKSALLGMRPVLIALIISAFLRLAKESYLDLKSLIITTIIGGVLISKKVHPILVIVLAAILGLIFYI, encoded by the coding sequence ATGCTATTACTTAAGTTATTTTTCGCATTCTTAAAAATAGGAGCCTTTAGTTTTGGTGGAGGATATGCTATGTTACCTTTTATAGAAAGGGAGATAGTAACTAATAACAATTGGCTTAATATGAATGAATTTATGGATATAATAGGGATATCTCAAATGACTCCAGGACCAGTAGCTATAAATTCAGCAACATTTGTTGGATATAAAGTGTCCGGAGTAATAGGCAGTATAGCAGCTACTTTAGGAGTTGTATTAACATCATTTATTTTAGTATCTATAGCTAGTAAAGCGTTAACTACATTTAAAAATTCTATTATAGTCAAATCAGCTTTATTAGGAATGAGGCCAGTTTTAATAGCGTTGATTATATCAGCATTTTTAAGATTAGCAAAAGAATCCTATTTAGATTTAAAGAGCTTGATAATTACTACGATAATAGGAGGGGTGTTAATTTCAAAAAAAGTACATCCAATATTAGTTATTGTTTTAGCAGCAATATTAGGATTAATATTTTATATATAA
- a CDS encoding chromate transporter: MQKVIEMFISFFKIGAFTFGGGYAMIPLIEAEVVNKKAWLSKEEFMDILVVAQSFPGALAVNCSIFLGYKIGGFLGALMALLAVVLPSFMIILVIASFFMQFRNNYYVNAAFKGITAAVPMLVLIGAISLSKGLEKNKRTIITIIVALVALEVFNLHPIIVILASAIYGIIFLRKKVE; this comes from the coding sequence ATGCAAAAAGTAATAGAAATGTTCATATCATTTTTTAAAATAGGTGCCTTTACATTTGGTGGAGGATATGCAATGATTCCACTTATAGAAGCGGAAGTTGTTAATAAAAAGGCTTGGTTATCCAAGGAAGAGTTTATGGATATATTAGTAGTCGCACAAAGCTTTCCAGGAGCATTAGCTGTAAATTGTTCTATATTTTTAGGATATAAAATAGGTGGGTTTTTAGGAGCTTTAATGGCATTATTAGCAGTAGTATTACCATCATTTATGATTATTTTAGTAATAGCATCATTTTTTATGCAATTTAGAAATAATTATTATGTAAATGCAGCTTTTAAAGGAATCACGGCAGCAGTACCGATGCTAGTTCTAATTGGAGCTATAAGCCTTAGTAAAGGTCTTGAAAAAAATAAAAGAACAATAATAACTATAATTGTAGCATTGGTAGCACTAGAAGTATTTAATTTACATCCAATAATAGTAATATTAGCTTCAGCAATATACGGAATAATATTTTTAAGAAAGAAGGTGGAATAG
- the ptsP gene encoding phosphoenolpyruvate--protein phosphotransferase, translating to MKKGIAASKGYAIGKVFLQEHEEIVITDAKVSDVAAEKEVLQSALDKAKTQLTVIRDKALAEIGEHEAQVFEAHLTLLDDPEFTGGMLLEIESNSINALKAVENVTNTFVMIFESMENEYMRERAADIKDVSKRIIANLAGKGGDAFAVTEPNTIVVAHDLTPSDTAQLDRSKVTGFLTNIGGRTSHSAIMARTLEIPAIVGLKDITTSVKNGDFVIVDGIEGVCIINPEQSVIDEYTAKREKFLAEQEELKKLIDVKTVTKSGKRVEVCGNIGSPEDAEAVIANGGDGVGLFRTEFLYMDRDVAPTEEEQFESYKKVLEIMKGKQVVIRTLDIGGDKTLPYLPLPQEMNPFLGYRAIRLCLDRKDIFRVQIRALLRASVYGNLAVMFPMISGLEEFMQAKEFVEECKAELKVEGKEYSENIQWGIMVEIPAAAVYADELAKHVDFFSIGTNDLIQYTLAADRMSEKVSYLYNPMHPAVLRLIKMTIDGAHKHGKWVGMCGEMAGDEAAIPTLVEYGLDEFSMSATSILTAKKIILEQ from the coding sequence ATGAAAAAGGGTATAGCGGCTTCAAAAGGCTATGCAATAGGAAAAGTATTTTTACAAGAACATGAAGAAATAGTAATAACAGATGCAAAGGTTTCAGACGTAGCTGCAGAAAAAGAAGTTTTACAAAGCGCTTTAGATAAAGCAAAAACTCAATTAACAGTTATTAGAGACAAGGCCTTAGCTGAAATAGGAGAGCATGAAGCACAAGTTTTCGAAGCTCACCTAACTTTATTAGATGATCCAGAATTTACAGGTGGAATGTTACTTGAAATAGAATCAAATAGTATAAATGCTTTAAAGGCTGTTGAAAACGTAACAAATACATTTGTTATGATATTTGAATCTATGGAAAATGAATATATGAGAGAAAGAGCAGCTGATATAAAAGACGTTTCAAAGAGAATAATTGCAAACTTAGCAGGAAAAGGCGGAGATGCTTTTGCAGTTACAGAACCAAATACTATAGTTGTTGCTCATGACTTAACACCATCAGATACAGCACAATTAGATAGAAGTAAAGTTACAGGATTTTTAACTAATATTGGAGGAAGAACATCACATTCAGCTATTATGGCTAGAACTTTAGAAATTCCTGCAATAGTTGGATTAAAGGATATAACAACTTCAGTTAAAAACGGAGATTTCGTTATTGTAGATGGTATCGAAGGAGTATGTATAATAAATCCAGAACAATCAGTTATAGATGAATACACAGCTAAAAGAGAAAAATTCTTAGCAGAACAAGAAGAATTAAAAAAATTAATAGATGTTAAAACTGTTACTAAATCAGGTAAGAGAGTAGAAGTTTGTGGTAACATAGGTTCACCAGAAGATGCAGAAGCAGTAATTGCAAATGGTGGAGATGGAGTTGGTTTATTCAGAACTGAATTCCTATATATGGACAGAGATGTAGCTCCAACAGAAGAAGAACAATTCGAATCATATAAAAAAGTTTTAGAAATAATGAAAGGTAAACAAGTAGTTATAAGAACTTTAGATATCGGTGGAGATAAGACTCTTCCTTACTTACCATTACCACAAGAAATGAATCCATTTTTAGGATATAGAGCTATAAGATTATGTTTAGACAGAAAAGACATATTTAGAGTTCAAATAAGAGCTTTATTAAGAGCTTCTGTTTATGGAAATCTTGCAGTAATGTTCCCTATGATTTCAGGATTAGAAGAATTTATGCAAGCTAAAGAATTCGTTGAAGAATGTAAAGCAGAATTAAAAGTAGAAGGAAAAGAATACTCAGAAAATATCCAATGGGGTATAATGGTAGAAATTCCAGCTGCCGCAGTTTATGCAGATGAATTAGCGAAGCATGTAGATTTCTTCTCAATAGGAACAAATGATTTAATACAATATACATTAGCTGCAGACAGAATGAGTGAAAAGGTATCATACCTTTACAATCCAATGCACCCAGCTGTATTAAGACTAATAAAAATGACTATCGATGGTGCTCATAAGCATGGTAAATGGGTAGGAATGTGTGGAGAAATGGCAGGAGATGAAGCTGCTATTCCAACATTAGTTGAATATGGTTTAGATGAGTTCTCAATGAGTGCAACATCAATATTAACAGCTAAGAAAATAATTTTAGAACAATAA
- a CDS encoding ribonucleotide-diphosphate reductase subunit beta, translating into MSINKKPLFNELGDIEVSKKRIINGNTTNLNDFNNMKYSWVSDWYRQAMNNFWIPEEINLAQDLKDYNKLTTNERTAYDKILSFLIFLDSIQTANLSNINNYITASEVNLCLTIQAFQEAVHSQSYSYMLDTICSPEKRNEILYQWKDDKILLERNKFIGDLYNDFLENPTKINLLKVIMANYILEGIYFYSGFMFFYNLERNGRMPGSAQEIRYINRDENTHLWLFRNILKELQQEEPEIFTDSIKCELAEMMKTGVEHEIAWGYYVIGDNIQGLNKTLINDYIKYLGNLRMKAIGLDEIYEGYNDNPAMWVDILADANSVKTDFFEAKSTAYSKAGALIDDL; encoded by the coding sequence ATGTCAATAAATAAAAAACCTCTTTTTAATGAGTTAGGAGATATAGAAGTCTCAAAGAAGAGAATAATAAATGGTAATACGACTAATCTAAATGATTTTAACAATATGAAATATTCATGGGTATCAGATTGGTATAGGCAAGCTATGAATAATTTTTGGATACCAGAAGAAATAAATTTAGCACAGGATTTAAAAGATTATAATAAGCTTACAACAAATGAACGAACTGCATATGATAAAATTTTATCATTTTTAATATTTTTAGATTCTATACAAACAGCAAATTTATCCAATATAAATAATTATATAACTGCAAGTGAAGTTAATCTTTGTTTAACAATACAAGCTTTCCAAGAAGCTGTACATTCACAAAGTTATAGTTATATGCTAGATACAATATGTTCACCAGAAAAAAGAAATGAAATTTTATATCAATGGAAAGATGATAAAATCTTATTAGAGAGAAATAAATTTATTGGGGATTTATATAATGATTTCTTGGAGAATCCAACAAAAATAAATTTATTAAAAGTAATAATGGCAAATTACATTTTAGAAGGTATTTATTTTTATTCAGGATTTATGTTTTTCTATAATTTAGAGAGAAATGGAAGAATGCCTGGATCAGCTCAAGAAATAAGATATATAAATAGAGATGAAAACACACATTTATGGCTATTTAGAAATATATTAAAAGAATTACAACAAGAAGAACCAGAGATATTTACAGATAGTATTAAATGCGAATTGGCAGAAATGATGAAAACTGGAGTAGAACATGAAATTGCGTGGGGATATTATGTTATAGGAGATAATATACAAGGATTAAATAAAACTCTTATAAATGATTATATAAAGTATCTAGGAAATCTAAGAATGAAAGCTATAGGATTAGATGAAATATACGAAGGATATAATGATAATCCAGCAATGTGGGTTGATATTTTAGCTGATGCAAATTCAGTTAAAACAGACTTTTTCGAAGCTAAATCAACAGCATACTCAAAAGCAGGGGCATTAATAGATGATTTATAA
- a CDS encoding ribonucleoside-diphosphate reductase subunit alpha — MSYLLKVCELAISGIDDKEGLYNKEKLMDSLKHIIRPNMSEDEIRDSLIQVALELTTDMEPKWQYVASKIYVYKLYDEVKKNRNLNNDENPYNDLYNFIVKLTHKGLYGKYILENYSKEDILELEKEIKPERDFLFTYSGINLLAKRYLIQDFNRNILELPQQMFMGIAMHLAIPEEKTKRVEWAKRFYDVLSSLKATMATPTMSNARKPFYQLSSCFIDIVDDSLKGIYKSLDNFAEVSKFGGGMGIYLGKVRALDSPIRGFKGASGGVIPWIKLFNDTAIAVDQLGVRNGSVAVWLDAWHKDIPEFLQLKTNNGDDRKKAHDIFPGLCYPDLFWKLAEKDIDANWYMMCPHEIRLVKGYSLEDFYGEEWEQKYFECVEDERIPKRVMSVKDIVRLIIKSAAETGTPFAFYRDTVNKMNPNKHQGIIYSSNLCTEIMQNMSPMEIQKSNITDENGDTIVIEKVKAGDFVVCNLSSVVLGNVDVNNDDELGYVVETQIRAMDNVIDLNYYSVPFAEITNKKYRAIGLGTSGYHHMLANNFIHWTDEKHMEFVDRVYERINYHAIKASMNIAKEKGTYSCFKDSDWQTGEYFLLRGYDSLEWKKLREKISVYGIRNGYLMAVAPNGSTATIAGTSEGIDPVMARFWLEEKKGSIIPKTAPNLNEDNYWYYNSAYNLDQNWCVKVNGVRQRHIDQGQSFNLYITTDYTMRQIMNLYIEACKSGVKSIYYVRSKSLSVSDCESCSA, encoded by the coding sequence GTGAGTTATTTATTAAAAGTTTGCGAGTTAGCAATAAGTGGAATAGATGATAAAGAGGGGCTTTACAATAAAGAGAAGTTAATGGATTCATTAAAACATATAATTAGACCTAATATGAGTGAAGATGAAATAAGAGATTCTTTAATTCAAGTAGCATTAGAATTAACTACGGATATGGAGCCTAAGTGGCAGTATGTAGCATCAAAAATATATGTTTATAAACTATATGATGAAGTTAAAAAAAATAGGAATTTAAATAACGATGAAAATCCTTATAATGATTTATATAATTTTATAGTTAAATTAACTCATAAAGGGCTATATGGTAAATATATACTAGAAAATTATAGTAAAGAAGATATATTAGAACTAGAAAAAGAAATTAAACCTGAAAGAGATTTTCTTTTTACATACAGTGGAATAAATCTTTTAGCAAAAAGATATCTAATACAAGATTTTAATAGAAATATTTTAGAGCTACCACAACAAATGTTTATGGGAATAGCTATGCATTTAGCAATTCCAGAAGAAAAAACTAAAAGAGTAGAGTGGGCAAAAAGATTTTATGATGTACTAAGTTCATTAAAGGCAACGATGGCAACACCAACAATGTCAAATGCAAGAAAACCTTTCTACCAATTAAGTTCATGCTTTATAGATATAGTTGATGATAGTTTAAAAGGGATTTATAAATCTTTAGATAACTTTGCAGAAGTTTCAAAGTTTGGTGGTGGAATGGGGATCTATTTAGGTAAAGTTAGAGCTTTGGATTCACCAATTAGAGGGTTTAAAGGGGCTTCAGGTGGGGTAATTCCATGGATTAAATTATTTAATGATACAGCTATAGCAGTTGATCAGTTAGGGGTTAGAAATGGGTCAGTAGCTGTATGGTTAGATGCATGGCATAAAGATATACCAGAATTTCTACAATTGAAAACTAATAATGGAGATGATAGAAAAAAAGCTCATGATATTTTCCCAGGGCTATGTTATCCAGATTTATTTTGGAAACTTGCAGAGAAAGATATAGACGCTAATTGGTATATGATGTGTCCACATGAAATTAGATTAGTAAAAGGATATTCATTAGAAGACTTTTATGGTGAAGAGTGGGAACAAAAATACTTTGAATGTGTTGAAGATGAAAGAATACCCAAGAGGGTTATGTCAGTTAAAGATATAGTTAGACTTATAATAAAAAGCGCAGCAGAAACAGGAACACCATTTGCTTTTTATAGAGATACAGTTAATAAAATGAATCCTAATAAACATCAAGGAATTATTTATTCATCTAATTTATGTACTGAAATAATGCAAAATATGAGTCCTATGGAGATTCAAAAATCAAATATAACAGATGAGAACGGAGATACTATAGTAATAGAAAAGGTTAAAGCAGGAGATTTTGTTGTATGCAATCTTTCTTCAGTAGTATTAGGTAATGTAGATGTTAATAATGATGATGAACTAGGATATGTTGTAGAAACTCAAATAAGAGCTATGGATAATGTAATAGATTTAAATTATTACTCAGTTCCATTTGCAGAAATAACAAATAAAAAGTATAGAGCTATAGGACTTGGGACTAGTGGTTATCATCATATGCTAGCTAATAATTTTATACACTGGACTGATGAAAAACATATGGAATTTGTAGATAGAGTTTATGAAAGAATAAATTATCATGCTATAAAAGCTAGTATGAACATAGCTAAAGAAAAGGGAACTTATAGTTGTTTTAAAGATTCGGATTGGCAAACAGGGGAATACTTTTTACTTAGAGGATATGATTCTTTAGAATGGAAAAAGCTAAGAGAAAAAATAAGTGTATATGGAATTAGAAATGGATATCTTATGGCTGTAGCACCAAATGGATCAACAGCAACTATAGCGGGAACTTCAGAAGGAATTGATCCTGTTATGGCTAGATTCTGGTTAGAAGAAAAAAAAGGAAGTATAATTCCTAAAACAGCACCAAACTTAAATGAAGATAATTATTGGTATTATAATTCAGCGTATAATTTAGATCAAAACTGGTGTGTAAAAGTAAATGGAGTAAGACAAAGGCATATAGATCAAGGTCAGTCTTTTAATCTATATATAACAACAGATTATACTATGAGACAAATAATGAATCTTTATATAGAAGCTTGTAAATCAGGAGTAAAATCAATCTATTATGTTCGTTCAAAATCATTATCAGTAAGTGATTGTGAAAGTTGTTCAGCATAA
- a CDS encoding Spx/MgsR family RNA polymerase-binding regulatory protein has translation MIFIEYPKCTTCKKAKKFLIENNIEFIDRDIVESNPTKEELKLWIEKSGLPINKFFNTSGKLYREMGLKDKVRVLEQDELLDILASDGMLVKRPILINDNKVLVGFKEEDWTNAIK, from the coding sequence ATGATATTTATTGAGTATCCAAAATGTACAACATGTAAGAAGGCAAAGAAATTTTTAATTGAAAATAATATAGAATTTATAGATAGAGATATTGTTGAAAGTAATCCAACAAAAGAAGAATTAAAATTATGGATTGAAAAAAGTGGATTACCAATTAATAAGTTCTTTAATACTAGTGGAAAGTTATATAGAGAAATGGGATTAAAAGATAAAGTTAGAGTATTAGAACAAGATGAGCTTCTAGATATATTAGCATCAGATGGTATGTTAGTTAAAAGACCTATACTAATAAATGATAATAAAGTATTGGTAGGATTTAAAGAAGAAGATTGGACTAACGCAATAAAATAA
- a CDS encoding sensor histidine kinase: MKLKILIEDLFEVSKLNSGKMNINRELINIVSLVHQGLGEYSNLYEEKNITFKVNSNKEDILVNLDGKLMSRLFENIIINSLKYSLENTRVYIDILENNDDIEISFKNISNYEMEFSTQEIFERFVRADKSRTSLVEGSGIGLAIAKSIVELHNGDIKIEVEGDMFKLYIIIPK, from the coding sequence ATGAAATTAAAAATATTAATAGAAGATTTATTTGAAGTTTCTAAACTTAATAGTGGAAAAATGAATATAAATAGAGAACTTATTAATATTGTATCATTAGTACATCAAGGTCTTGGAGAATACTCTAATTTATACGAAGAAAAAAATATAACATTTAAAGTAAATTCAAATAAAGAAGATATATTAGTAAATTTAGATGGTAAATTAATGTCTAGACTTTTTGAAAATATAATAATAAATTCTTTAAAATATTCTTTAGAAAACACAAGAGTTTATATAGATATATTAGAAAATAATGATGATATTGAAATATCATTTAAAAATATATCTAATTATGAAATGGAGTTTAGTACACAAGAAATTTTTGAAAGATTTGTAAGAGCGGATAAATCAAGAACATCTCTAGTAGAAGGATCAGGAATAGGTTTAGCTATAGCAAAGAGTATAGTAGAACTTCATAATGGTGATATTAAAATTGAAGTAGAAGGAGATATGTTTAAATTATATATTATAATACCAAAATAA
- a CDS encoding histidine kinase dimerization/phospho-acceptor domain-containing protein, with product MKEKFKLYFKGVWGAEIVIAIILIIALLSGYNKALDGKLAKIGAGTFDALVNSDNYIKSMIYYESEDVSKHIYEVTNNLKDMSSIINENNYINENYIYNQKIYYVIIENETGRFTTNDVEFNNYILETNHSRFISKDILVEYINKHNLTSVIIDNKNTFNYYINDTNENISKKDLGRYTEIYYQSPTSYSYIVKTERITAQVMILATILTILLVIKILINLIFNRQNIHLEIKALSRLIYVLRYGFKYKATRNKILISLCGAAGVIVGYLYLVAGIRSQNVLVTFLTRYPFKGTLILVLIPLVCVLYSLKKSLDISVINDGLKKLNDGNLEYTLESYGEREVKELVDNINQIKDGYRIAVEEKVKNEKMKTELISNVSHDLKTPLTSIINYVNILKESNITEEERKDYLAILEKNL from the coding sequence TTGAAAGAGAAATTTAAACTTTATTTTAAAGGGGTATGGGGAGCAGAAATAGTTATAGCTATAATACTTATAATTGCTTTACTTAGTGGTTATAATAAGGCGTTAGATGGGAAATTAGCTAAAATAGGGGCTGGAACTTTTGATGCATTAGTTAATTCAGATAACTATATAAAATCAATGATATATTATGAGAGTGAAGATGTATCAAAACATATTTATGAAGTAACAAATAATCTTAAAGATATGTCTAGTATAATAAATGAAAATAATTATATAAATGAAAACTATATATATAATCAAAAAATATATTATGTAATTATAGAAAATGAGACAGGTAGATTTACTACAAATGATGTAGAATTTAATAATTACATATTAGAAACAAATCATAGTAGATTTATATCCAAAGACATATTAGTTGAGTATATTAATAAACATAACCTAACATCAGTAATAATAGATAATAAAAATACCTTTAATTATTATATAAATGATACTAATGAGAATATATCTAAAAAGGATTTAGGTAGATATACAGAAATATATTATCAATCTCCAACAAGCTATAGTTATATAGTAAAGACAGAAAGAATAACTGCTCAAGTAATGATTTTAGCAACTATACTAACAATACTATTAGTAATAAAAATATTAATAAACTTAATATTTAATAGACAAAATATACATTTAGAAATAAAAGCTTTAAGTAGATTAATTTATGTACTAAGGTATGGATTCAAATATAAAGCTACAAGAAATAAAATTTTAATATCTTTATGTGGTGCAGCTGGAGTAATTGTAGGATATCTATATTTAGTAGCAGGTATAAGAAGTCAAAATGTTTTAGTAACATTTTTAACAAGATACCCTTTTAAAGGAACATTAATATTAGTATTAATTCCATTAGTATGTGTACTTTACTCCTTAAAAAAGAGTTTAGATATATCAGTAATAAATGATGGTTTAAAAAAATTAAATGATGGTAATTTAGAATATACATTAGAAAGTTACGGAGAAAGAGAAGTAAAAGAACTTGTAGATAACATAAACCAAATTAAAGATGGATATAGAATAGCAGTAGAAGAAAAAGTAAAAAATGAGAAGATGAAAACAGAACTTATATCGAATGTTTCTCACGATTTAAAAACACCATTAACATCTATAATAAATTATGTAAATATATTAAAAGAATCTAATATAACAGAAGAAGAAAGAAAAGATTATTTAGCAATATTAGAAAAAAATCTATGA
- a CDS encoding response regulator transcription factor — translation MFNVLVVDDEKEIRDAIDIYLRGEGMKVFKAKDGIEALEILDEEKIHLIVLDIMMPRLDGIKTCLKIRESKNLPIIMLSAKGEDSDKILGLNVGADDYVAKPFNHLELVARVKSQLRRYQKPLEMDEESEDVIEVKDLVINSKEKTITLRGEDIKVTATEFKILYLLASSLGKVFSIKEIYEKVWEEPFYRSENTVTVHIRRIREKIEINTKEPEYIKVVWGVGYKIEREI, via the coding sequence ATGTTTAACGTTTTAGTTGTAGATGATGAAAAAGAAATTAGAGATGCAATTGATATATATTTAAGAGGAGAAGGAATGAAAGTATTTAAGGCTAAAGATGGTATAGAAGCCTTGGAGATACTAGATGAGGAGAAAATACATTTAATAGTTTTAGATATTATGATGCCAAGGCTAGATGGTATAAAAACATGTTTAAAAATAAGGGAAAGTAAAAATTTACCTATAATAATGTTATCAGCTAAAGGTGAAGATAGTGATAAAATTTTAGGATTAAATGTAGGAGCTGATGATTATGTAGCAAAGCCATTTAATCATTTAGAGCTTGTTGCAAGAGTTAAGTCACAGTTAAGAAGATATCAGAAACCATTGGAAATGGATGAAGAAAGTGAAGATGTAATAGAAGTAAAGGACTTAGTAATTAATAGCAAGGAAAAAACTATAACATTAAGAGGCGAGGATATAAAAGTAACAGCTACAGAATTTAAAATACTATATTTATTAGCATCTAGTTTAGGAAAAGTATTTTCAATTAAAGAAATATATGAAAAAGTATGGGAAGAACCATTTTATAGAAGTGAAAATACAGTAACAGTTCATATAAGAAGAATAAGAGAAAAAATAGAAATTAATACAAAGGAACCTGAATATATAAAGGTTGTTTGGGGAGTTGGATATAAAATTGAAAGAGAAATTTAA
- a CDS encoding YitT family protein → MLSKLKENKTILLDFFLIVVGCFIAALGVNLFLVNAQLLSGGATGVALILQYIAGVPSGITVFIINVPLFFLSYKMLSKRFTLYSAIGMVSLSLSLIITKPFSHLVKVDDILLYCIYGGVICGLGYGIVFLRNGSTGGTDIVAMVLRKKYSNFEIGKLGFSINCIIVVIGAIIFGLPKALYTLISIFIQGIIVDRVINGFNSKKLLLVLSEKEEDIVNYVIKDLHRGATSLLAQGEYTHEFKKMLYIAVTSSQLISLKNKILKIDPKAFITIIDVSEVNGKGFHGL, encoded by the coding sequence ATGTTATCAAAATTAAAAGAAAACAAAACTATTTTATTGGATTTTTTCCTTATAGTAGTAGGTTGCTTTATAGCTGCCCTAGGAGTTAACTTATTTTTAGTAAATGCTCAGTTGCTAAGTGGTGGTGCTACTGGTGTTGCACTTATTTTACAATATATCGCTGGAGTACCATCTGGTATAACAGTATTTATTATAAATGTACCATTATTCTTTTTAAGTTATAAAATGTTAAGTAAAAGATTTACTCTATATTCTGCTATAGGAATGGTTTCTTTATCATTATCCCTTATCATAACTAAACCATTTTCTCATTTAGTAAAAGTAGATGATATTTTACTTTATTGTATATATGGTGGTGTTATTTGTGGACTTGGTTATGGTATAGTGTTCTTAAGAAATGGTTCTACAGGTGGAACAGATATAGTTGCAATGGTTCTAAGAAAAAAATATTCTAATTTTGAAATAGGTAAATTAGGATTTTCTATAAATTGTATAATAGTTGTTATTGGAGCTATTATATTTGGGCTTCCTAAAGCACTTTATACTTTAATATCAATATTTATACAAGGAATAATCGTAGATAGAGTTATTAATGGTTTTAATAGTAAAAAACTATTACTTGTATTATCTGAAAAAGAGGAAGATATTGTTAATTATGTAATTAAAGACTTACATAGAGGAGCTACATCATTACTTGCACAAGGTGAGTACACTCATGAATTTAAAAAGATGTTATATATAGCTGTAACATCATCTCAACTAATCAGTTTAAAAAATAAGATTTTGAAAATCGATCCAAAGGCATTTATAACTATAATAGATGTTTCAGAAGTTAATGGAAAGGGCTTTCATGGTCTTTAA
- the cwlD gene encoding N-acetylmuramoyl-L-alanine amidase CwlD, translating to MKKFKKVSVLIVICLIFSLPITIKAEDTNEKIILIDPGHGGFDGGAQTKSGTIEKDVNIAISLKLKENLEKKGYKVYMTRTDDNGLNEKGTTIREKKREDLKKRCELKKETKCDAFISIHQNMFPQAKCYGAQVWYSSNDISKTLATNIQEELKQSVKDNNKRVAKPAGESYLILRDKYEGASVLVECGFLSNPDEEAKLKTDEHQNALVEGISNGLDKYFKGENSNLSN from the coding sequence ATGAAGAAATTCAAAAAAGTTTCAGTATTAATAGTTATTTGTTTAATATTTTCTTTGCCAATAACTATAAAAGCTGAAGATACAAATGAAAAGATTATATTGATAGATCCAGGTCATGGAGGCTTTGATGGTGGAGCTCAAACTAAAAGTGGAACAATAGAAAAAGATGTTAATATAGCTATAAGCTTAAAATTAAAAGAAAACCTAGAAAAAAAGGGTTATAAAGTTTATATGACTAGAACTGATGATAATGGATTAAATGAGAAGGGTACAACTATTAGAGAAAAAAAGAGAGAAGATTTAAAGAAAAGGTGTGAATTAAAGAAGGAAACTAAGTGTGATGCATTTATATCAATTCATCAAAATATGTTTCCGCAAGCGAAATGTTATGGTGCTCAAGTATGGTATTCATCAAATGATATAAGCAAAACTTTAGCAACCAATATTCAAGAGGAACTAAAACAAAGTGTAAAAGATAATAATAAGAGAGTAGCTAAACCAGCAGGAGAATCTTATTTGATTTTAAGAGATAAATATGAGGGTGCGTCTGTACTAGTTGAATGTGGGTTTTTATCTAACCCTGATGAAGAAGCAAAACTTAAAACAGATGAACATCAAAATGCTCTTGTAGAGGGAATTTCTAATGGTTTAGATAAATACTTTAAAGGAGAAAATAGTAATTTGTCAAATTAA